A genomic segment from Neisseria perflava encodes:
- a CDS encoding outer membrane protein assembly factor BamE — MNKALCLAIAAILGLASCSAERVSNFPSYKLKIIQGNELNPRAVVSLRQGMTRDQVQLLLGTPLLRDAFHADRWDYTFNTSRNGIIKEQSNLTLYFENDVLARAEGDAIQKSIEAVQAGQNVVPTTETKPQ, encoded by the coding sequence GTGAATAAAGCCTTATGCCTTGCCATCGCCGCTATTTTAGGTCTGGCCTCATGCAGTGCCGAGCGCGTATCCAACTTTCCATCCTACAAACTCAAAATCATTCAAGGTAACGAGCTCAATCCCCGCGCCGTTGTTTCCCTGCGCCAAGGTATGACCCGCGACCAAGTCCAACTGCTGCTCGGTACGCCGCTCCTGCGCGACGCCTTCCATGCCGACCGCTGGGATTACACTTTCAACACCAGCCGCAACGGCATCATCAAAGAACAAAGCAACCTGACCCTGTACTTTGAAAACGACGTCCTCGCACGCGCCGAAGGCGATGCCATTCAAAAATCCATCGAAGCGGTTCAAGCCGGACAAAACGTCGTTCCGACCACCGAAACCAAGCCGCAATAA
- the dapB gene encoding 4-hydroxy-tetrahydrodipicolinate reductase: MSALKIAIAGVNGRMGRVLVEAVNNHPDAVLSGALEHSGSEVLGLDAGFASGLKTGVTISDDVDAVLDQSDVLIDFTRPEPTLKHLQKCVEKGVNIIIGTTGFDDAGKAAIQAAGEKTGVVFAANFSVGVNLTFHILDTVARVLNEGYDIEIIEGHHRHKVDAPSGTALRMGEVIANALGRDLKECAVYCREGHTGPRDPSTIGFATIRAGDIVGDHTALFATDGERVEITHKASSRMTFAAGAVRAAVWANGKKGLYDMQDVLGLKNQ; the protein is encoded by the coding sequence ATGAGCGCATTGAAAATCGCCATTGCCGGCGTCAACGGTCGCATGGGCCGCGTCTTGGTTGAAGCAGTCAACAACCATCCCGATGCCGTCCTCTCCGGCGCACTCGAACATTCCGGTTCGGAAGTATTGGGTTTGGATGCAGGCTTCGCCTCCGGCCTCAAAACCGGCGTTACTATTTCAGACGACGTGGATGCCGTACTGGATCAAAGCGATGTCCTCATCGACTTTACCCGTCCCGAGCCAACCCTGAAACACCTGCAAAAATGCGTGGAAAAAGGCGTCAACATCATCATCGGCACGACCGGTTTTGACGACGCAGGCAAAGCCGCCATCCAAGCCGCAGGCGAAAAAACAGGCGTTGTCTTCGCAGCCAACTTCAGCGTCGGCGTCAACCTGACCTTCCACATCCTCGACACCGTCGCCCGCGTGTTAAACGAAGGCTACGACATCGAAATCATCGAAGGCCACCACCGCCACAAAGTCGATGCCCCAAGCGGCACCGCGTTGCGCATGGGTGAAGTCATTGCAAACGCCCTCGGCCGCGACCTCAAAGAATGCGCCGTTTACTGCCGCGAAGGCCACACTGGCCCGCGCGATCCGTCCACCATCGGTTTTGCCACCATCCGCGCAGGCGACATCGTCGGCGACCACACCGCCCTCTTCGCCACTGACGGCGAGCGCGTGGAAATCACCCACAAAGCCAGCAGCCGCATGACCTTTGCCGCCGGTGCCGTACGCGCCGCAGTTTGGGCAAACGGCAAAAAAGGCCTGTACGATATGCAAGACGTACTGGGTTTGAAAAACCAATAA